From the genome of Deinococcus aerius, one region includes:
- a CDS encoding IMP dehydrogenase, with the protein MSAPVTPARPSPSGQEDRFTYKFGQEGITFDDVLLLPRHSTVLPHEVSVETQLTRRVRLNIPFVSAAMDTVTETGMAVAMAREGGIGVIHKNMAVDAQAEMVRKVKRSESGMIVDPITLPPTATVGEADRLMAEYRISGVPITDPSGRLLGIITNRDMRFIDDLATPVADVMTREDLVTVPVGTTLEEAQAIFKRTRIEKLLVTDEAGFLKGLITIKDLAKRVKYPRAAKDDLGRLRVAAAIGVGADLMDRAGALVAAGADVLVLDSAHGHSQGILNALTRVKESFDVDVIAGNVATRGGARDLIAAGADAVKVGIGPGCFAAGTRVLMAGGYYKNIEDVRVGDRVLNMHGQPVTVVNSWCTGIREVIAVRHVHAPRETLVTPDHRYWVGDLSTVSAASVSSRGYARSLAQPTRLGESKLRWKAVGEAGGDVFLMPRQLDFEWPGTLEINLGDFAVRQGQLERRYQTQIRESYDLGYLFGTFLGDGHAFINHNGSETRTGSEVGRVDWYFSHEEGEIADKLSAVVERVTGVRPARKDDGNLIRLYLYSLPWARLLAGFGKKQHKQLPHAYLVNHPEYLKGLKDGLIDSDGYVAADGRQCFVNTSRELLELFGLLCHLIDGSLPNMHVEPGNLGGLQGVRGELLDSYRARLNVSHAARQLPNYSVVKPLSRRELNLSVPVYDIEVDCPTHSFIADNAVVHNSICTTRVVTGVGVPQITAIFEASEVALEAGIPVIADGGIKQTGDVPKAIAAGASAVMMGSMLAGTDEAPGEVVLRDGRRYKSYRGMGSLGAMDQGSSDRYFQTGSRKFVPEGIEGIIAYRGTAGEVLYQFVGGLRSSMGYCGAPDLQTLRDTAQFVRITGASLIESHPHGVTITKEAPNYGGK; encoded by the coding sequence ATGAGTGCGCCCGTCACGCCTGCCCGCCCGTCCCCGTCGGGGCAAGAGGACCGCTTCACCTACAAGTTCGGCCAGGAGGGCATCACCTTCGACGACGTGCTGCTGCTGCCCCGCCACTCCACGGTGCTGCCGCACGAGGTCAGTGTCGAGACGCAGCTCACCCGGCGGGTGCGGCTGAATATCCCCTTCGTCTCGGCGGCGATGGACACGGTCACGGAAACCGGGATGGCCGTGGCGATGGCCCGTGAGGGCGGCATCGGCGTCATCCACAAGAACATGGCCGTGGACGCGCAGGCCGAGATGGTCCGCAAGGTCAAGCGCAGCGAGAGCGGCATGATCGTGGACCCCATCACCCTGCCGCCGACCGCCACGGTGGGCGAGGCCGACCGCCTGATGGCCGAGTACCGGATCAGCGGCGTGCCGATCACCGACCCCTCCGGCAGGCTGCTGGGGATCATCACCAACCGCGACATGCGCTTTATCGACGACCTCGCCACGCCCGTCGCGGACGTGATGACCCGCGAGGACCTCGTGACCGTCCCGGTGGGCACCACGCTGGAGGAGGCGCAGGCGATCTTCAAGCGCACCCGCATCGAGAAGCTGCTCGTGACCGACGAGGCGGGCTTCCTGAAGGGACTCATCACCATCAAGGACCTCGCCAAGCGGGTGAAGTATCCCCGGGCCGCGAAGGACGACCTGGGCCGCCTGCGGGTCGCCGCCGCCATCGGCGTGGGGGCCGACCTGATGGACCGGGCGGGGGCGCTCGTCGCGGCGGGGGCGGACGTGCTGGTCCTCGACAGCGCGCACGGCCACAGCCAGGGCATCCTGAACGCGCTGACGCGGGTGAAGGAAAGTTTCGATGTGGACGTGATCGCGGGGAACGTCGCCACGAGGGGCGGGGCGCGGGACCTGATCGCGGCGGGGGCGGATGCGGTGAAGGTCGGCATCGGGCCGGGCTGCTTCGCCGCCGGAACCCGGGTGCTGATGGCGGGCGGCTACTACAAGAACATCGAGGACGTGAGGGTGGGCGACCGGGTGCTGAACATGCACGGGCAGCCGGTGACCGTGGTGAACTCGTGGTGTACCGGCATTCGGGAGGTCATCGCGGTGCGTCACGTCCACGCCCCGCGTGAAACGCTGGTGACGCCCGATCACCGTTACTGGGTAGGCGACCTCAGCACGGTGAGTGCGGCGTCCGTGAGTTCGAGGGGGTACGCCCGCTCGCTGGCCCAGCCGACCCGCCTGGGCGAGAGCAAGCTCAGGTGGAAGGCGGTGGGCGAGGCGGGGGGCGACGTGTTCCTGATGCCCCGCCAGCTTGACTTCGAGTGGCCCGGGACGCTGGAGATCAATCTGGGGGACTTCGCCGTCCGTCAGGGGCAGCTTGAGCGTCGGTATCAGACGCAGATCCGGGAGAGTTACGACCTCGGCTACCTGTTCGGCACTTTCCTGGGTGACGGGCACGCCTTTATCAACCACAACGGCAGCGAGACCCGCACCGGGTCGGAGGTCGGTCGGGTGGACTGGTACTTCTCGCATGAGGAGGGGGAGATCGCCGACAAGCTGAGCGCTGTGGTGGAGAGGGTGACGGGCGTGCGCCCCGCGCGCAAGGACGATGGCAATCTCATCCGCCTTTACCTGTACTCGCTGCCCTGGGCTCGCCTCCTCGCGGGGTTCGGGAAGAAGCAGCACAAGCAGCTTCCCCACGCGTATCTGGTCAATCATCCCGAATACCTGAAGGGCCTCAAAGACGGCCTGATCGACAGTGACGGTTACGTCGCCGCCGACGGCCGCCAGTGCTTTGTGAACACGTCCCGTGAACTGCTGGAACTCTTCGGGTTGCTGTGTCACCTCATTGACGGCAGCCTGCCGAACATGCACGTCGAGCCCGGCAACCTTGGTGGCCTACAAGGTGTCAGAGGTGAGCTGCTCGACTCCTACCGCGCCCGCCTGAATGTCTCGCACGCCGCCCGGCAACTGCCCAACTACAGCGTGGTCAAGCCCCTCTCGCGCCGGGAGTTGAACCTCAGCGTGCCCGTCTACGATATCGAGGTGGACTGCCCGACTCACAGCTTCATCGCCGACAACGCGGTGGTTCACAACAGCATCTGCACCACCCGCGTCGTCACTGGCGTCGGCGTTCCCCAGATCACCGCCATCTTCGAAGCCTCGGAGGTCGCCCTCGAAGCCGGAATCCCCGTCATCGCCGACGGCGGCATCAAGCAGACGGGCGACGTGCCCAAGGCGATTGCCGCCGGGGCGAGCGCCGTGATGATGGGCTCCATGTTGGCGGGCACCGATGAGGCCCCCGGCGAGGTCGTGCTGCGCGACGGGCGCCGCTACAAGAGCTACCGGGGCATGGGCTCCCTGGGCGCGATGGACCAGGGCTCCAGCGACCGCTACTTCCAGACGGGCAGCCGCAAGTTCGTCCCCGAGGGGATCGAGGGCATCATCGCCTACCGGGGCACGGCGGGCGAGGTGCTGTACCAGTTCGTCGGCGGGCTGAGGAGCAGCATGGGCTACTGCGGGGCGCCCGACCTCCAGACCCTGCGCGACACCGCCCAGTTCGTCCGCATCACGGGCGCGAGCCTGATCG
- a CDS encoding carboxypeptidase-like regulatory domain-containing protein, which produces MNKRSLLAAALSLLLAGCTTGADGTGRPPTPAPNPAPRPAQAHTMSGTVRNSAGQPVAGATVFAGHTVYFNTNVLAKTGADGTYRLSVREPAGSWYAGGTVEASLDGQRYTFDLLPSSSEPFPGAQGAVRDFTWRLTGERPDGQKIGATVTVYADFFDPGLLDWLPDIELTLTPTGPRIDGSPGVEVRGRIEQTPDGQEGLEDIALGRYAISARYAPAGGPSQTLQIRRRNQGEFAPTVASRFVQRGSGQIMEVEVSRQP; this is translated from the coding sequence ATGAACAAGCGTTCCCTGCTCGCCGCCGCCCTGTCTCTCCTCCTCGCCGGATGCACCACGGGTGCGGACGGGACGGGCCGTCCCCCCACGCCCGCCCCGAACCCGGCTCCCCGGCCCGCCCAGGCCCACACCATGTCGGGCACCGTGCGAAACAGCGCGGGCCAACCCGTCGCCGGGGCCACGGTGTTCGCCGGGCATACCGTCTACTTCAACACCAACGTCCTCGCCAAGACGGGTGCCGACGGCACCTACCGCCTCAGCGTCCGCGAGCCCGCTGGGTCGTGGTACGCGGGGGGCACGGTGGAGGCGAGCCTGGACGGGCAGCGCTACACCTTCGACCTGCTGCCCAGCAGCAGTGAGCCCTTCCCCGGCGCCCAGGGCGCGGTGCGCGACTTCACCTGGCGGCTGACCGGCGAGCGCCCGGACGGCCAGAAGATCGGGGCCACCGTGACCGTCTATGCCGACTTCTTCGACCCGGGATTGCTGGACTGGCTGCCGGACATCGAGCTGACCCTGACGCCCACCGGCCCGCGCATCGACGGCAGCCCCGGCGTGGAGGTGCGCGGCAGGATCGAGCAGACCCCCGACGGCCAGGAGGGGCTGGAGGACATCGCCCTGGGGCGTTACGCGATCTCGGCCCGCTACGCCCCCGCCGGGGGGCCAAGCCAGACGCTCCAGATCCGCCGCCGCAACCAGGGCGAGTTTGCGCCCACCGTGGCCTCGCGCTTCGTCCAGCGGGGCTCCGGGCAGATCATGGAGGTGGAAGTCTCGCGCCAGCCCTGA
- a CDS encoding cupin domain-containing protein — protein sequence MNPPIPAPLRRVTPENTYALRADRFSVLLGGEDTGGRLAVIDLCARRDFEPPVHVHRHEDELIAVLEGRLTVEVGAEHVEAAPGQVLLLPRGVPHALHLLSETARLLVIYSPAGFEHFLREVGQTLPVPSAPGPPDVPRLVISGERYGLTFFPDIPEEE from the coding sequence ATGAACCCGCCCATTCCTGCTCCCCTGCGCCGCGTCACGCCCGAGAACACCTATGCCCTGCGCGCCGACCGCTTCAGCGTGCTCCTCGGCGGCGAGGACACCGGGGGACGCCTCGCGGTGATCGACCTGTGTGCCCGGCGCGACTTTGAGCCCCCGGTCCACGTCCACCGCCACGAGGACGAGCTGATCGCCGTGCTGGAGGGCCGCCTGACCGTGGAGGTGGGCGCTGAACACGTCGAGGCCGCCCCCGGCCAGGTGCTGCTGCTGCCGCGCGGCGTGCCCCACGCCCTGCATCTGCTCAGCGAGACGGCCCGGTTGCTGGTGATCTACAGTCCCGCCGGATTCGAACACTTCCTGCGCGAGGTCGGCCAGACGCTCCCCGTGCCCTCAGCCCCCGGCCCGCCCGACGTGCCGCGCCTGGTGATCTCCGGAGAGCGCTACGGCCTGACGTTCTTTCCCGACATCCCCGAGGAGGAGTGA
- a CDS encoding AfsR/SARP family transcriptional regulator, giving the protein MTQDTVTGAASWTVQVLGQAGLRGPDGALRPLERKAAALLAYLAVEGHASRGRLIALLWPETREDAARNNLVHLLRKLGHLTGTSLIEGREMLALHPAVRVDLRGLAGDDLPQVTAPLLGTHEFDDCPELDEWVRAERVRLEEWWLLGLRERAQALEDQGAYGAALAVVLRLLDLDPLSEDAHHRLMRLHARTGNRHRALRTYERLCALLRREFGVEPLPETALLAQSLRRALPLPSLPAPFVTA; this is encoded by the coding sequence ATGACGCAGGACACGGTGACGGGCGCGGCCTCCTGGACGGTGCAGGTGCTGGGCCAGGCGGGCCTGCGCGGCCCGGACGGCGCCCTGCGGCCCCTGGAACGAAAAGCCGCCGCCCTCCTAGCCTACCTCGCGGTCGAGGGCCACGCCTCCCGGGGCCGCCTGATCGCCCTGCTCTGGCCCGAGACCCGTGAGGACGCGGCCCGCAACAACCTCGTGCATCTCCTGCGCAAGCTGGGGCACCTGACCGGGACTTCCCTGATCGAGGGGCGCGAGATGCTGGCCCTGCACCCCGCGGTACGGGTGGACCTGCGCGGACTCGCTGGCGATGACCTCCCGCAGGTCACCGCGCCCCTGCTGGGCACCCACGAGTTCGACGACTGCCCGGAACTCGACGAGTGGGTGCGCGCCGAGCGCGTGCGGCTGGAGGAGTGGTGGCTGCTGGGCCTGCGCGAGCGTGCCCAGGCGCTCGAGGACCAGGGAGCCTACGGCGCGGCGCTGGCGGTCGTCCTGCGGCTGCTCGACCTCGATCCCCTCTCCGAGGACGCCCACCACCGCCTGATGCGTCTGCACGCCCGCACCGGCAACCGCCACCGCGCCCTGCGGACCTACGAGCGCCTGTGTGCCCTGCTGCGCCGCGAGTTCGGGGTCGAGCCGCTGCCTGAAACTGCCCTCCTCGCCCAGTCGTTGCGGCGGGCTCTCCCGCTTCCCAGCCTGCCCGCGCCGTTCGTCACAGCCTGA
- a CDS encoding LuxR C-terminal-related transcriptional regulator, whose product MSASTSPALPTPPTSLIGREREVALVEQILNWPAVSLLTLTGPGGVGKTRLALEAARVLAPRFPGGVLFVPLAPLERAEQVMPAVARALGLQPSARDVVEVVGEALAERQLLLVLDNFEHVQDAAPDLGRLLALAQGSTLLVTSRERLRLYGEHEFPVPPLGLPRPDDPVGDAVRLFLDRARAARPGLTLDEGEGQLIEDICRGLDGLPLALELAAARVRVLGLGALRDRLRDRLSLLTGGARDLPQRQQTLRAAIDWSFALLDEAERRLLARLGVFVGGFTLEAAGAVCRGEEEDVLGGLASLVDKSLVQGEARGPDTRYRLLETVREYALEQLRRGGEEEAVHAAHLKFFRERLRALRRHIEGHDQPDLLTTAGSVAELEAEWPNLLAALAHAQETRDEAALADLALHLAPLASSHLDPTAAARLRGALSAVPATSAAAGWWWYVLAFLAYRGGHLAQGQACAARCVEVFGALGDEQGLAYGLQIRAYATLPTDPAGAAADLARSLAWARPHGDSLVGAMCLSMQAMLALSGGKRDVARGLLREAIALTEEVSNHIGRGWAELILASVELTDGNSQGAQALLLNVVRVGAALHTTDLQVGGLGGVAALLVSLGRPAQALRHWAASGALAAARNYDPTLVQSLFAPWLAPLLSRGHEPELARALQEGQAADPEALMATLLAAGLPEERPAPTPGRDPAAFTLTPREREVLSLLSQGLSNKQIAARLGTGVYTVTDQVKAVLGKLGVNNRAAATRYALEHGLS is encoded by the coding sequence ATGTCCGCGTCCACGTCCCCGGCGCTCCCCACGCCGCCGACCTCCCTGATTGGCCGGGAGCGGGAGGTCGCGCTGGTCGAGCAGATTCTCAACTGGCCCGCCGTGTCGCTGCTCACGCTCACCGGCCCCGGCGGGGTGGGCAAGACGCGCCTGGCACTCGAGGCCGCGCGCGTGCTCGCGCCGCGTTTTCCCGGGGGCGTCCTCTTCGTGCCGCTCGCCCCCCTGGAGCGGGCGGAGCAGGTCATGCCCGCCGTGGCCCGCGCCCTGGGGCTCCAGCCCTCGGCGCGCGACGTGGTGGAGGTGGTGGGCGAGGCGCTCGCCGAGCGGCAGCTCCTGCTCGTGCTGGACAATTTCGAGCACGTGCAGGACGCCGCGCCCGATCTGGGACGGCTGCTCGCCCTCGCTCAGGGCAGCACCCTGCTCGTGACCAGCCGCGAACGGCTGCGGCTCTACGGCGAGCACGAGTTCCCCGTGCCGCCCCTCGGCCTGCCCCGGCCCGACGACCCGGTGGGGGATGCTGTGCGGCTCTTTCTGGACCGCGCCCGCGCCGCGCGGCCCGGCCTGACCCTGGATGAGGGCGAGGGGCAGCTCATCGAGGACATCTGCCGGGGCCTTGACGGTCTGCCCCTCGCCCTCGAACTCGCCGCCGCGCGCGTCCGGGTGCTGGGGCTGGGGGCACTGCGCGACCGGCTGCGCGACCGCCTCTCGCTGCTCACGGGCGGGGCGCGCGACCTGCCCCAGCGGCAGCAGACCCTGCGCGCCGCCATCGACTGGAGTTTCGCGCTGCTGGACGAGGCCGAGCGGCGGCTCCTGGCCCGGTTGGGCGTGTTTGTCGGCGGCTTCACCCTGGAGGCGGCGGGGGCGGTGTGCCGCGGGGAGGAGGAGGACGTGCTGGGCGGCCTGGCCTCGCTGGTGGACAAGAGCCTGGTGCAGGGCGAGGCGCGCGGCCCGGACACGCGTTACCGCCTGCTGGAGACGGTGCGCGAATACGCGCTGGAGCAGTTGCGGCGGGGCGGCGAGGAGGAGGCGGTTCACGCGGCGCACCTGAAGTTTTTCCGGGAGCGGCTGCGCGCGCTCCGGCGCCACATCGAGGGGCACGACCAGCCGGACCTCCTGACGACGGCGGGGTCCGTGGCGGAACTGGAGGCGGAGTGGCCCAACCTCCTCGCGGCGCTGGCCCACGCCCAGGAGACGCGGGACGAGGCCGCGCTGGCCGATCTCGCCCTGCACCTCGCCCCGCTGGCCTCCTCCCACCTCGACCCCACCGCCGCGGCGCGGCTGCGCGGCGCGCTGAGTGCTGTCCCGGCCACAAGCGCCGCCGCCGGGTGGTGGTGGTACGTCCTGGCCTTTCTCGCCTACCGGGGCGGCCACCTCGCCCAGGGTCAGGCGTGCGCGGCCCGCTGCGTGGAGGTATTCGGCGCCCTCGGGGACGAACAGGGGCTGGCGTACGGCCTGCAAATCCGGGCCTACGCGACGCTGCCGACTGATCCCGCGGGCGCGGCGGCCGACCTCGCGCGCAGCCTGGCCTGGGCGCGGCCCCACGGGGACAGCCTGGTCGGGGCGATGTGCCTCTCCATGCAGGCCATGCTCGCGTTGTCGGGCGGGAAGCGCGACGTGGCGCGCGGCCTGTTGCGGGAGGCCATCGCCCTCACGGAAGAGGTGAGCAACCACATCGGGCGGGGCTGGGCCGAACTGATCCTGGCGTCGGTGGAGTTGACGGACGGCAACTCGCAGGGCGCCCAGGCCCTGCTGCTGAACGTGGTGCGGGTGGGCGCCGCCCTGCACACCACCGACTTGCAGGTCGGGGGGCTGGGCGGTGTGGCCGCCCTGCTGGTGAGCCTGGGGCGGCCCGCCCAGGCCCTGCGGCACTGGGCGGCCTCGGGAGCACTGGCCGCCGCCCGCAACTACGACCCCACGCTGGTGCAGTCCCTCTTCGCCCCCTGGCTCGCGCCCCTTCTCAGCCGGGGACACGAGCCAGAGCTGGCGCGCGCCCTCCAGGAGGGACAGGCCGCCGACCCGGAGGCGCTGATGGCCACGCTGCTCGCCGCGGGCCTGCCCGAGGAGCGCCCGGCGCCCACTCCGGGGCGCGACCCGGCGGCCTTCACGCTGACCCCGCGCGAGCGGGAGGTGCTCTCGCTCCTCTCGCAAGGCTTATCGAACAAGCAGATCGCCGCCCGGCTGGGCACCGGCGTCTACACGGTGACCGATCAGGTCAAGGCGGTGCTGGGCAAGCTGGGCGTGAACAACCGCGCCGCCGCCACCCGCTACGCCCTGGAACACGGGCTGAGCTGA
- a CDS encoding Ig-like domain-containing protein — protein sequence MNRPLTASTLLLTALLSACTTGGSTPGPTVKTIDLSPATASVAVGQSTTLTATARDEQGKPIQGVAFTWKSSRETVASVTGGVVKGLSTGDTGITASTSGVTSNPATVTVTQAQPQPGGAFDLTLSGDRLPVVTGTSASLTVNVARKNGFTGAVSLTLSGLPSGASSSAVTIPEGQTSAAVTVSAAANAPHSLPTAVTLTGTGTGAANVTRAITVTVRGPAGSLDTTFGAGGRSVTDFAGRDDYAQAIAMQADGRLVLAGYAPGTSGQGQTFALTRLTRDGAPDPTFGAGGKVQVNFGSGNDQAYATLVQPDGKILAAGFADVSGNRDFALLRLNADGSPDSTFGAGGRVTVAVGAAEDRAYALALQPDGKIVVGGTSQSGAATGLDFALARLNANGTLDPSFGSGGKVVTPVAAGGVQDTVYALLAHGDSLYAVGGETDFMLAKYTSAGTLDPAFGAGGKVAGLFGSVVGRARGVALSTVGGQERLVVAGNAGNDTAVARLTLGGSPDATFGNAGRKVLALSPGWDEASGVAVEPGGKLALGGWAHDTTTTGNFTAVRLLENGATDNTFGTNGVVVAPLAPAGKNDLGRAVLLQPDDRIPATRIVVAGEAVPSFSDFAAIRLWP from the coding sequence ATGAACCGACCCCTGACCGCCAGCACCCTGCTGCTCACCGCCCTGCTCAGCGCCTGCACCACCGGCGGCTCCACCCCTGGACCCACGGTCAAGACCATCGACCTCAGCCCGGCGACCGCGTCCGTGGCCGTCGGCCAGAGCACCACCCTCACCGCCACCGCCAGGGACGAACAGGGCAAGCCCATTCAGGGCGTCGCCTTCACCTGGAAGTCCAGCCGCGAGACTGTCGCCTCCGTGACCGGAGGCGTGGTGAAGGGCCTTTCGACAGGCGACACGGGGATCACCGCCAGCACGAGCGGCGTGACGAGCAACCCGGCCACCGTCACCGTCACCCAGGCCCAGCCTCAGCCCGGCGGAGCGTTCGACCTCACGCTCTCGGGCGACAGGCTGCCCGTGGTCACCGGGACGAGCGCGAGCCTGACCGTGAACGTGGCGCGCAAGAACGGCTTTACCGGCGCGGTGAGCCTCACGCTCTCCGGGCTGCCCAGTGGGGCGTCCAGTTCCGCCGTGACGATTCCCGAGGGGCAGACGAGTGCGGCGGTGACCGTCAGTGCGGCGGCGAACGCCCCGCACTCCCTCCCGACCGCCGTGACGCTGACGGGCACGGGGACCGGGGCGGCGAACGTGACCCGGGCGATCACCGTGACGGTGCGCGGCCCGGCGGGGAGCCTCGACACCACCTTCGGCGCGGGGGGGCGGAGCGTCACCGACTTCGCGGGCCGGGACGACTACGCCCAGGCCATCGCCATGCAGGCGGACGGGCGGCTGGTCCTCGCGGGGTATGCGCCGGGAACGAGCGGGCAGGGGCAGACCTTTGCCCTGACCCGGCTGACCCGTGACGGCGCCCCCGACCCGACCTTCGGCGCGGGCGGCAAGGTGCAGGTGAACTTTGGCAGCGGCAACGACCAGGCCTACGCCACGCTCGTGCAACCGGACGGCAAGATCCTGGCGGCGGGCTTTGCGGACGTGTCAGGTAACCGCGACTTCGCGCTGCTGCGCCTCAACGCCGACGGCAGCCCTGACTCGACCTTCGGCGCGGGAGGCCGGGTCACGGTGGCGGTGGGCGCCGCAGAGGACCGGGCCTATGCGCTCGCGCTGCAACCGGACGGCAAGATCGTGGTGGGCGGCACCAGCCAGAGCGGGGCGGCCACCGGGCTCGACTTCGCCCTCGCGCGCCTGAACGCGAACGGCACCCTGGACCCGTCGTTCGGATCGGGCGGCAAGGTGGTCACGCCGGTCGCGGCGGGCGGCGTGCAGGATACGGTGTACGCCCTGCTGGCCCACGGGGACAGCCTCTACGCTGTGGGCGGCGAGACCGACTTCATGCTGGCGAAGTACACCTCGGCCGGCACCCTGGACCCGGCCTTCGGCGCGGGCGGCAAGGTGGCGGGCCTCTTCGGCAGCGTGGTGGGCCGGGCGCGCGGCGTGGCACTGAGCACCGTGGGCGGCCAGGAACGGCTCGTGGTGGCGGGGAACGCGGGCAACGACACGGCGGTCGCCCGCCTGACCCTGGGCGGGTCCCCCGACGCCACGTTCGGCAACGCGGGCAGGAAGGTGCTGGCGCTGAGCCCCGGCTGGGACGAGGCCAGCGGCGTGGCGGTGGAGCCGGGTGGCAAGCTGGCGCTGGGCGGCTGGGCCCACGACACGACGACCACCGGCAACTTCACCGCCGTGCGCCTGCTGGAGAACGGGGCCACGGACAACACCTTCGGCACGAACGGCGTGGTCGTCGCGCCGCTGGCTCCCGCGGGCAAGAACGACCTGGGCCGCGCGGTGCTGCTCCAGCCCGACGACCGCATCCCCGCCACCCGGATCGTCGTCGCGGGCGAGGCCGTGCCGAGTTTCAGCGACTTCGCCGCGATCCGCCTCTGGCCCTGA
- a CDS encoding DUF2269 family protein — MKYLVLIHVLSALVGLGPSYFSAVLLRRGQSPGALRHNLALFSALSTFPKVGGTLAVLSGLALIWRGQYGPVTQLWLLGSLLVYVLIQAVVLGYVLPRIGRLSTWAGSPAGLEAAAVPSEQAAVLRGLHRAHLLVGALGLVLFTLMILKPH, encoded by the coding sequence ATGAAATACCTCGTTCTTATCCACGTCCTGAGCGCCCTCGTCGGGCTGGGTCCGAGCTACTTCTCGGCGGTCCTGCTGCGCCGCGGGCAGTCGCCGGGCGCCCTGCGCCACAACCTCGCCCTGTTCTCGGCCCTGAGCACCTTCCCCAAGGTCGGCGGAACACTGGCGGTGCTGAGCGGGCTGGCGCTAATTTGGCGGGGCCAGTACGGCCCGGTGACGCAGCTCTGGCTGCTCGGCTCGCTGCTGGTGTACGTGCTTATTCAGGCCGTGGTCCTGGGGTACGTGCTGCCGCGCATAGGCCGCCTGTCCACGTGGGCGGGCAGTCCGGCCGGTCTGGAAGCCGCCGCCGTGCCCAGTGAGCAGGCCGCCGTGCTGAGGGGGCTTCACCGGGCGCACCTGCTGGTGGGGGCGCTGGGTCTGGTCCTCTTCACCCTGATGATCCTCAAACCGCACTGA
- a CDS encoding PAS domain-containing protein: MGRRIFRHRLAPATALLLHQREQCLLEGRCDEELFPKFSSSAPAPYLLLNSQGRIQEVNAAACGLLGRTREVLLGKRLSGFFTPESQSSFDLLLRQVSDGGLTQRGEGRVLSVDDAPFDVLLDVDASIVDGEFQHFRLIITDITAHGQVQQNLLDSLERLMAVALGRH, translated from the coding sequence ATGGGAAGGAGAATCTTCCGTCATCGTCTTGCCCCCGCTACTGCACTATTACTGCACCAGAGGGAGCAATGCCTCCTCGAAGGCCGATGCGATGAGGAACTTTTCCCTAAGTTCAGCTCTTCCGCGCCCGCCCCCTACCTCCTGCTGAACTCCCAGGGCCGCATTCAGGAGGTCAATGCCGCCGCCTGCGGGTTGCTGGGCCGCACCCGTGAAGTCCTGTTGGGCAAACGGCTCTCGGGGTTTTTCACCCCCGAGTCGCAGAGCTCTTTCGACCTGCTGCTCCGGCAGGTCTCGGACGGGGGCCTGACGCAACGAGGCGAAGGGCGCGTGCTGAGCGTGGACGACGCCCCCTTTGACGTGCTGTTGGATGTCGATGCTTCCATCGTGGACGGGGAGTTTCAACACTTCCGGCTGATCATTACGGACATCACGGCCCACGGGCAGGTCCAGCAGAACCTGCTGGATTCGTTGGAACGCCTGATGGCCGTGGCGCTGGGTCGCCACTGA